A stretch of the Archangium violaceum genome encodes the following:
- a CDS encoding NAD(P)H-dependent flavin oxidoreductase, translating to MKTRMTQQYGLDVPIISAGMAFVAGPPLAAAVSNAGGMGTLGGAMLPPPALGAMVRATRALTSRSFGVDLIGDFVEDAHIEVLAEERVAVVVFFWALPRRAHVERLRSAGTRVWSQVGSVAEAREAAALGVDAIIAQGAEAGGHNRAEASTFALLPAVRAAVAPLPVIAAGGIVDGRSLVAALALGAEAVWCGTRFLASEEAQAHDDYKRRVLAAGVGDTVRTTLFGPEWPGQMMRVLRNRAVREWLGREAEAQALPASEPIGHTEMGGQRVPMPRFSALLPTVQTQGDFEEMALTVGEACGNVRELLPAATLVSSMAAEAREVLATLGRSVGG from the coding sequence ATGAAGACCCGGATGACCCAGCAGTACGGACTGGACGTTCCCATCATCAGCGCCGGTATGGCCTTCGTGGCGGGGCCTCCGCTCGCGGCCGCGGTGAGCAACGCCGGAGGAATGGGCACGTTGGGTGGGGCGATGTTGCCGCCCCCGGCCCTGGGAGCCATGGTCCGGGCGACGCGGGCGCTGACCTCGCGCTCCTTTGGAGTGGACCTCATCGGCGACTTCGTGGAGGACGCCCACATCGAGGTGCTGGCCGAGGAGCGGGTGGCGGTGGTGGTGTTCTTCTGGGCCCTGCCCCGGCGCGCGCATGTGGAGAGGCTGCGGAGCGCGGGCACGCGGGTGTGGAGCCAGGTGGGCTCGGTGGCGGAGGCGCGCGAGGCGGCGGCACTGGGCGTCGACGCGATCATCGCGCAGGGAGCGGAGGCCGGCGGCCACAACCGCGCGGAGGCGAGTACCTTCGCGCTGCTGCCGGCGGTGCGGGCGGCGGTGGCTCCTCTGCCGGTGATCGCCGCCGGAGGAATCGTGGATGGCCGGAGTCTGGTGGCGGCGCTGGCGCTCGGAGCGGAAGCGGTGTGGTGTGGCACCCGCTTCCTGGCCAGCGAGGAGGCTCAGGCCCATGACGATTACAAGCGCCGGGTGCTGGCCGCGGGAGTGGGAGACACGGTGCGCACGACGCTGTTCGGCCCTGAGTGGCCCGGCCAGATGATGCGTGTGCTGCGCAACCGCGCGGTGCGCGAGTGGCTCGGGCGGGAGGCCGAGGCCCAGGCGCTGCCGGCGTCCGAGCCCATTGGCCATACGGAGATGGGAGGACAGCGCGTGCCCATGCCCAGGTTCTCGGCGCTGCTGCCCACCGTCCAGACCCAGGGAGATTTCGAGGAGATGGCCCTGACGGTGGGCGAGGCGTGCGGCAACGTGCGTGAGCTACTTCCGGCCGCCACCCTCGTCTCGTCGATGGCGGCGGAAGCTCGCGAAGTGCTCGCCACGCTCGGCCGGAGCGTGGGCGGCTGA
- a CDS encoding LysR family transcriptional regulator yields the protein MDVLQAMRVFAKVVELDGFSRAAQRLGISATAASRLVADLEARLGVRLLHRTTRRLYLTDSGRSYYERCTHILNDLDEAELSITSAAGRPQGLLRVSAPVSFGIKHLTPLFLDYMERYPEVKLELSLTDSQVDLVEEGYDLALRITHELKTMLVARPLAPARLVVCAAPAYLKRHGAPRTPEELRHHECLRYTYDAVPGIWEFTGPTGRIRISVAGPLATNNGDTLRAAALAGRGIIMEPTFQVGEDLRLGRLVRLLPEYPLCSLTLYAVYPSRRYLSPKVRTLVDFLVERIAEPLPWDAWMRNEARGVCPND from the coding sequence ATGGATGTCCTTCAGGCGATGCGGGTGTTCGCGAAGGTAGTGGAGCTGGACGGCTTCTCCCGGGCAGCGCAACGCTTGGGCATTTCCGCCACGGCGGCCTCGCGGCTGGTGGCCGATCTCGAGGCGAGGCTGGGGGTGAGGCTGCTGCACCGCACCACGCGCAGGCTGTACCTCACCGACAGCGGGCGGAGCTATTACGAGCGGTGCACGCACATCCTGAACGACCTGGACGAGGCGGAGCTGAGCATCACCTCCGCGGCGGGGCGGCCCCAGGGGCTGCTGCGGGTGTCGGCGCCCGTGTCCTTTGGCATCAAACACCTCACGCCCCTGTTCCTGGACTACATGGAGCGCTATCCGGAGGTGAAGCTGGAGCTGTCGCTCACCGACAGCCAGGTGGACCTGGTCGAGGAGGGCTATGACCTGGCCCTGCGCATCACCCATGAGTTGAAGACAATGCTGGTGGCCCGGCCGCTGGCCCCGGCGCGGTTGGTGGTCTGCGCGGCGCCCGCCTATCTCAAACGCCATGGGGCACCGCGCACGCCGGAGGAGCTCCGTCACCACGAGTGCCTGCGCTACACCTACGACGCGGTGCCCGGCATCTGGGAATTCACGGGTCCAACGGGGCGCATCCGGATCTCCGTCGCGGGCCCGCTCGCCACCAATAACGGAGACACGCTGCGCGCGGCGGCGCTGGCGGGCCGGGGCATCATCATGGAACCCACCTTCCAGGTGGGCGAAGACCTGAGACTGGGCCGCCTCGTCCGGCTGTTGCCGGAGTACCCGTTGTGCTCCCTGACCCTCTACGCTGTCTATCCGAGCCGCCGCTACCTCTCGCCCAAGGTCCGCACCCTCGTCGATTTCCTGGTCGAGCGCATCGCCGAGCCCCTTCCCTGGGACGCCTGGATGCGAAACGAAGCCAGGGGCGTGTGCCCCAATGACTGA